One segment of Manduca sexta isolate Smith_Timp_Sample1 chromosome 27, JHU_Msex_v1.0, whole genome shotgun sequence DNA contains the following:
- the LOC115444841 gene encoding predicted GPI-anchored protein 58 isoform X2, producing MKILPLFILFACVAWQTLAQEEGEVRPSSRGLLKRGLATRGKPTTTTTVAPQEDAEYDEEADYPAEGESPEPSTEAPPPSSTEGKKLVAGGVRPFRSNTDLLETLKRRRAQAAEAKARGPVSTEAAPAQDAPAESAKSSYSGKRRFNSAPAKEATPNEEAPAPAKPSRGRFASARSLDPEAEEQNDAAPPARNSRFSRQRGSSN from the exons GTTTATACTGTTCGCGTGCGTCGCATGGCAGACGTTGGCCCAAGAAGAGGGTGAGGTGCGGCCGTCGTCGCGGGGCCTCCTCAAACGAGGACTAGCAACTAGGGGCAAGCCCACAACCACTACCACCGTAGCACCGCAG gaGGATGCCGAATACGACGAGGAAGCAGACTACCCAGCCGAAGGAGAGTCGCCCGAGCCGTCCACGGAGGCGCCACCGCCGTCTTCCACCGAAGGCAAGAAACTGGTCGCTGGGGGCGTGAGGCCGTTCAGGAGCAATACAGACCTCCTCGAGACCCTTAAAAGACGAAGGGCACAAGCAGCTGAAG CCAAAGCACGCGGTCCAGTTAGTACTGAAGCTGCGCCAGCGCAGGACGCTCCCGCTGAATCCGCCAAGTCCAGCTATTCCG GGAAAAGACGTTTCAACAGTGCCCCCGCCAAGGAAGCCACTCCCAACGAGGAAGCGCCTGCCCCGGCTAAGCCTAGTAGAGGACGATTTG CCTCAGCAAGGTCACTAGACCCCGAAGCAGAGGAGCAGAATGACGCCGCTCCTCCCGCCAGAAACAGTAGGTTCTCCAGGCAAAGAGGCAGTTCCAACTAA
- the LOC115444841 gene encoding uncharacterized protein LOC115444841 isoform X1, which produces MKILPLFILFACVAWQTLAQEEGEVRPSSRGLLKRGLATRGKPTTTTTVAPQEDAEYDEEADYPAEGESPEPSTEAPPPSSTEGKKLVAGGVRPFRSNTDLLETLKRRRAQAAEAKARGPVSTEAAPAQDAPAESAKSSYSGKRRFNSAPAKEATPNEEAPAPAKPSRGRFGRPSARSLDPEAEEQNDAAPPARNSRFSRQRGSSN; this is translated from the exons GTTTATACTGTTCGCGTGCGTCGCATGGCAGACGTTGGCCCAAGAAGAGGGTGAGGTGCGGCCGTCGTCGCGGGGCCTCCTCAAACGAGGACTAGCAACTAGGGGCAAGCCCACAACCACTACCACCGTAGCACCGCAG gaGGATGCCGAATACGACGAGGAAGCAGACTACCCAGCCGAAGGAGAGTCGCCCGAGCCGTCCACGGAGGCGCCACCGCCGTCTTCCACCGAAGGCAAGAAACTGGTCGCTGGGGGCGTGAGGCCGTTCAGGAGCAATACAGACCTCCTCGAGACCCTTAAAAGACGAAGGGCACAAGCAGCTGAAG CCAAAGCACGCGGTCCAGTTAGTACTGAAGCTGCGCCAGCGCAGGACGCTCCCGCTGAATCCGCCAAGTCCAGCTATTCCG GGAAAAGACGTTTCAACAGTGCCCCCGCCAAGGAAGCCACTCCCAACGAGGAAGCGCCTGCCCCGGCTAAGCCTAGTAGAGGACGATTTGGTAGGC CCTCAGCAAGGTCACTAGACCCCGAAGCAGAGGAGCAGAATGACGCCGCTCCTCCCGCCAGAAACAGTAGGTTCTCCAGGCAAAGAGGCAGTTCCAACTAA
- the LOC115444841 gene encoding uncharacterized protein LOC115444841 isoform X3 has protein sequence MKILPLFILFACVAWQTLAQEEGEVRPSSRGLLKRGLATRGKPTTTTTVAPQEDAEYDEEADYPAEGESPEPSTEAPPPSSTEGKKLVAGGVRPFRSNTDLLETLKRRRAQAAEGKRRFNSAPAKEATPNEEAPAPAKPSRGRFGRPSARSLDPEAEEQNDAAPPARNSRFSRQRGSSN, from the exons GTTTATACTGTTCGCGTGCGTCGCATGGCAGACGTTGGCCCAAGAAGAGGGTGAGGTGCGGCCGTCGTCGCGGGGCCTCCTCAAACGAGGACTAGCAACTAGGGGCAAGCCCACAACCACTACCACCGTAGCACCGCAG gaGGATGCCGAATACGACGAGGAAGCAGACTACCCAGCCGAAGGAGAGTCGCCCGAGCCGTCCACGGAGGCGCCACCGCCGTCTTCCACCGAAGGCAAGAAACTGGTCGCTGGGGGCGTGAGGCCGTTCAGGAGCAATACAGACCTCCTCGAGACCCTTAAAAGACGAAGGGCACAAGCAGCTGAAG GGAAAAGACGTTTCAACAGTGCCCCCGCCAAGGAAGCCACTCCCAACGAGGAAGCGCCTGCCCCGGCTAAGCCTAGTAGAGGACGATTTGGTAGGC CCTCAGCAAGGTCACTAGACCCCGAAGCAGAGGAGCAGAATGACGCCGCTCCTCCCGCCAGAAACAGTAGGTTCTCCAGGCAAAGAGGCAGTTCCAACTAA
- the LOC115444841 gene encoding uncharacterized protein LOC115444841 isoform X4, translating into MKILPLFILFACVAWQTLAQEEGEVRPSSRGLLKRGLATRGKPTTTTTVAPQEDAEYDEEADYPAEGESPEPSTEAPPPSSTEGKKLVAGGVRPFRSNTDLLETLKRRRAQAAEGKRRFNSAPAKEATPNEEAPAPAKPSRGRFASARSLDPEAEEQNDAAPPARNSRFSRQRGSSN; encoded by the exons GTTTATACTGTTCGCGTGCGTCGCATGGCAGACGTTGGCCCAAGAAGAGGGTGAGGTGCGGCCGTCGTCGCGGGGCCTCCTCAAACGAGGACTAGCAACTAGGGGCAAGCCCACAACCACTACCACCGTAGCACCGCAG gaGGATGCCGAATACGACGAGGAAGCAGACTACCCAGCCGAAGGAGAGTCGCCCGAGCCGTCCACGGAGGCGCCACCGCCGTCTTCCACCGAAGGCAAGAAACTGGTCGCTGGGGGCGTGAGGCCGTTCAGGAGCAATACAGACCTCCTCGAGACCCTTAAAAGACGAAGGGCACAAGCAGCTGAAG GGAAAAGACGTTTCAACAGTGCCCCCGCCAAGGAAGCCACTCCCAACGAGGAAGCGCCTGCCCCGGCTAAGCCTAGTAGAGGACGATTTG CCTCAGCAAGGTCACTAGACCCCGAAGCAGAGGAGCAGAATGACGCCGCTCCTCCCGCCAGAAACAGTAGGTTCTCCAGGCAAAGAGGCAGTTCCAACTAA